Proteins from one Acropora muricata isolate sample 2 chromosome 9, ASM3666990v1, whole genome shotgun sequence genomic window:
- the LOC136927606 gene encoding mitochondrial inner membrane protein OXA1L-like, which produces MAAFFSRVSQNGRQFYRMSACLRAWRVSKNAALETFAEPFSRSFITDTMARQSSHASSRFYGGLKCKGVVYRNIPVSVQGARFLSLWPWSSSTSNSDLAQEKSPVPELIKNEPQTPEVTNDSVANPFLHENPSNSLLDSELLNDMADTVSSLGEPSLASLGLGGYSPTGLIQQALELIHVQGNLSWCLSIAFFTVIVRVVCLPLIIKAQANTAKMNNIRPQLEEAQAKLRELANSHDSVAKATASMKLSQLYKDNDCHPLKSILAPIVQIPLFVSFFFALKTMANLPVESLKTGGYLWFQDLTVFDPYFILPVICSFSMLASVELGSEMGVSNPTMKTMKTVMRIVAVATIPITAQFPAAIFAYWVTSNLFTVGQVAILSHPAARKAMGIPEMVPYESANSGSFWENLKAGYSNSQEASYIRHAEKMKQQRQKALGEAPLEPTYEFNPRIKENMEMFESLQDKSAQTAQSYSDPGASGRQVGNGADFKSRRVRFNQEIFSGTMSRQAKKEKQKERDRLRNRPGATM; this is translated from the exons ATGGCAGCGTTCTTTTCACGTGTGAGCCAGAATGGCCGACAGTTCTACAGAATGTCAGCCTGCCTGAGAGCTTGGAGAGTTTCAAAGAATGCTGCTCTTGAG ACATTTGCAGAACCTTTTTCTCGGAGCTTCATCACAGATACTATGGCCAGACAATCCAGCCATGCATCTTCAAGATTTTACGGGGGTCTCAAGTGTAAAGGTGTTGTATATAGAAATATTCCTGTTTCTGTGCAAGGAGCAAGGTTTTTATCTCTGTGGCCTTGGAGCTCGAGCACATCTAATTCAG ATTTAGCTCAAGAAAAGTCTCCTGTGCCAGAACTTATCAAAAATGAGCCACAGACTCCAGAAGTAACAAACGATTCTGTAGCAAATCCATTTCTTCATGAGAATCCATCTAACTCCCTACTAGATAGTGAGCTACTAAATGACATGGCAGATACAGTGTCCTCTCTAGGTGAACCCAGTTTGGCTAGTTTAGGCCTGGGTGGATACTCACCAACTGGTCTTATTCAGCAAGCTCTAGAACTAATCCATGTGCAGGGAAATTTGTCATGGTGCCTCTCCATAGCCTTTTTTACTGTCATTGTACGTGTGGTCTGTCTACCGCTAATCATCAAAGCACAAGCCAACACTGCAAAAATGAACAACATCAGACCACAGTTAGAAGAAGCTCAGGCAAAGTTAAGGGAGCTGGCCAATTCCCATGATTCAGTAGCCAAGGCAACAGCCAGTATGAAATTATCCCAGCTGTACAAGGATAACGACTGTCATCCATTAAAG AGTATTCTTGCACCTATTGTACAGATACCACTTTTTGTATCCTTCTTTTTTGCCTTGAAAACGATGGCAAACCTACCTGTGGAATCTTTAAAGACAGGAGGATACTTATGGTTTCAAGACCTGACTGTGTTTGATCCATATTTCATTTTGCCAGTGATATGTAGCTTTTCAATGTTGGCTTCAGTTGAG CTTGGTTCTGAGATGGGAGTGAGCAATCctacaatgaaaacaatgaagacTGTGATGCGCATCGTAGCCGTGGCAACAATTCCGATCACTGCACAGTTTCCAGCT GCAATTTTTGCATACTGGGTAACATCTAACCTGTTTACAGTAGGACAAGTTGCAATACTGTCGCATCCTGCTGCAAGAAAGGCAATGGGAATACCGGAAATGGTGCCTTACGAAagtgccaatagtggtagctttTGGGAAAACTTGAAAGCAG GCTACTCAAATTCACAGGAAGCTTCGTATATCAGACATGCTGAGAAAATGAAGCAACAGCGTCAGAAAGCGTTAGGTGAGGCCCCTTTGGAACCCACCTACGAGTTCAACCCAAGGATCAAGGAAAACATGGAAATGTTCGAAAGTTTGCAAGATAAGTCAGCACAGACTGCCCAATCGTATTCCGACCCTGGTGCCTCTGGGCGGCAAGTAGGAAATGGTGCGGACTTTAAATCCAGAAGAGTGAGGTTCAACCAAGAAATTTTTAGTGGAACAATGAGCAGACAAGCTAAGAAGGAGAAACAGAAAGAAAGGGATCGACTGAGGAACAGACCAGGAGCAACAATGTGA
- the LOC136927608 gene encoding cyclic nucleotide-binding domain-containing protein 1-like, whose amino-acid sequence MSLLTKHNYELGGWSAKFGKERRKQRHPLPKLVGLPEINYSGLRWLCKTEGLGDRDRPSTQEAHKFFMGNYTKMFSTPQTLNLSLDSTQLRKVNLGEGQKLKWETKIPHDKGLYPRLREGFNSPISHNISDHLSKLHRHTIITASPEAIVNMRIKAIRRVLKKQIYERKSKDNEVLFKHLQFFPELADKVPGYVLKELCAVAQIDKCPEEDYAVFSDTGLHLILRGSVVQETTAFSPISEKYSREVSSCTPITEETQLQVTEKLTVGQCFGALGENERGEANSRVLSVLSLEPCEFLKISTNDYKRVIQLIQAREEEQKLSLAKTCKLFHNWPLLSLKKISGLIKWRRFSPGQVLVSEGERCEVIGFIKKGECLRRRYINVACTLPNGKKEQRIKSVMIGKLCPGDSFGETTVLKGLPMPCSVITDSDVEIGTISTLDVYDLDDVTKCLLAQSYSAVDVNLTEDEIEKEYIEQEKEKEWIRVKSKIVGNVLYHRGILPGYSKWSRNPSAS is encoded by the exons ATGAGCCTTTTAACAAAACATAATTACGAACTAGGAGGATGGAGTGCAAAATTTGGGAAAGAACGAAGAAAACAAAGGCATCCAT TGCCAAAGTTAGTTGGCCTTCCCGAAATAAACTACAGTGGACTACGTTGGCTGTGCAAAACTGAAGGTTTGGGAGACAG AGATAGGCCTTCAACACAAGAAGCGCACAAGTTCTTTATGGGCAACTACACAAAGATGTTCAGCACACCTCAGACACTTAATCTCTCTCTGGATTCCACTCAGCTAAG GAAGGTGAATCTTGGAGAGGGTCAGAAGTTAAAATGGGAAACCAAGATACCACATG ACAAAGGATTATATCCTCGTTTGCGTGAAGGATTTAATAGTCCTATCAGTCACAATATCTCTGATCACTTGTCAAAGCTTCACCGACACACAATCATCACTGCATCTCCTGAAGCCATTGTGAATATGAGAATAAAGGCCATCAGAAGAGTGCTAAAGAAACA GATTTatgaaagaaaatcaaaagaCAATGAAGTGTTGTTTAAACACTTACAGTTCTTCCCTGAACTGGCTGACAAAGTTCCAGGCTATGTTCTCAAGGAACTCTGTGCAGTAGCTCAAATTGACAAGTGTCCAGAGGAAGATTATGCAG TTTTTAGCGATACTGGTCTACATCTCATTTTACGAGGCAGCGTTGTGCAGGAAACAACAGCATTCTCACCCATAAGTGAGAAGTATTCTCGTGAGGTTTCGTCTTGTACCCCAATAACTGAAGAGACACAGCTACAAGTCACAGAAAAG CTTACGGTTGGTCAATGCTTTGGAGCACTTGGTGAAAATGAGAGGGGAGAGGCAAATTCAAG GGTCCTATCTGTTCTTTCGTTAGAGCCATGTGAGTTCTTGAAGATATCAACCAATGACTATAAGCGAGTTATTCag CTTATCCAGGCCCGCGAGGAGGAGCAGAAACTGTCTTTAGCCAAAACATGCAAACTTTTTCATAACTGGCCTTTGCTGTCCTTGAAGAAGATTTCTGGACTCATAAAATGGAGAAGATTCTCACCTGGCCAAG ttCTTGTCAGTGAAGGTGAGCGATGTGAAGTGATTGGCTTCATAAAGAAAGGAGAATGTCTTCGTCGACGTTACATCAATGTTGCATGCACTCTTCCAAACGGAAAGAAA GAGCAGCGTATCAAGTCTGTAATGATTGGCAAACTCTGCCCTGGCGATTCGTTTGGTGAGACCACGGTTCTCAAAGGTCTTCCCATGCCATGTTCAGTTATAACAGATTCTGATGTAGAGATAGGCACTATCTCTACTCTTGATGTGTATG ACCTAGATGATGTCACCAAGTGCCTTCTTGCCCAGTCTTACTCTGCAGTTGACGTCAATTTGACCGAG
- the LOC136927598 gene encoding tetratricopeptide repeat protein 28-like, whose translation MVDRKLAVVEQLLQKLSIVKEVGDREVEGAACFMLGNAYYDLADFEQAAKYYSDALSIFKETGCRAGESQVCGNLGIAYHSMGNFKQAIEYHKQNLSIAKEVGDRVGEGKAFGNLGNAYTRLGNFGQAIEHLKQNLSIAQEVGDRAGEGRAYGNLGNAYHKLGKFEQAMEYNSKVLSIAEEVGDRAVEGGAYGNLGNISYSMGNFKQAIEYHKQALSIAKEFGIRPREAIAYSNLGNAYNKMGNFKQAIDNHEQHLSIAKEIKDKSGEGRAYCNLGIAYHSIGNFAQGIKYHMRSLHIAEELGDRSGEGKAHGNLGNVYNSQCDFKRAIEHQKQNLGIAKEIGDRYGEGNACGSLGQAYYKLGDFEQAIEYHKQNLSIAKELGDRAGEGTAYGDLGDAYYSLGDLEKAIKHHEQSFSICKETGELTGEGIACYSLGRDYEVQGSLDEAINYYRSSIKRFDEARSRLQSEDAWKISLRDNHRFVYIALWRTLLKIGDIDEALCAAEKGRAQALMDVLEEQYHIHAQPSMASDPKDTISSSLKDLPTQTVFVALYETTISFWVLRKGSKIHFRQNEIEYGSADLLMETALKQIGAGVGVRCENRSLDKLRSDLSCSRGPVERTVESSASSVNPLQLLYDVLIAPVADLLQGDELMVVPDGPFCLAPYSALSESIRIRTVPSLTTFKLIAGAPDDFHSKTGALLVGDPWLEEVTNTKGEPILHQLPYAKEEVEMIGKLLRATPLTGRNATKTEVLKRLKSVALVHIAAHGCKEAGEIALAPNPDRTSHIPKRKDYILTMSDVQAVHLGARLVVLSCCHTGKGKVKSEGVVGIARAFLCAGARSVLVSLWAINDEATSLFMRSFYQQLADGKRASAALQQAMISLRGSKGYCTAKNWAPFVLIGDDVTLEFGEQN comes from the coding sequence ATGGTGGATAGAAAATTAGCAGTTGTAGAACAGCTCTTGCAAAAGCTTAGCATTGTAAAAGAAGTAGGAGACAGAGAAGTAGAGGGAGCTGCTTGTTTTATGCTAGGTAATGCTTACTACGACCTGGCTGATTTTGAACAGGCCGCAAAATATTACTCAGACGCATTAAGCATTTTTAAGGAGACAGGCTGCAGGGCTGGGGAAAGCCAAGTCTGTGGCAATCTGGGCATTGCTTATCATAGTATGGGTAATTTTAAACAAGCCATAGAGTACCACAAACAAAATCTTAGTATTGCCAAAGAAGTAGGGGATAGGGTTGGGGAGGGAAAAGCCTTTGGCAATCTGGGCAATGCTTATACCAGACTGGGTAACTTTGGACAAGCCATAGAGCACCTCAAACAAAATCTTAGTATTGCCCAAGAAGTAGGGGATAGGGCTGGCGAGGGACGTGCCTATGGCAATCTGGGCAATGCTTATCACAAACTGGGTAAGTTTGAACAAGCTATGGAATACAACAGTAAAGTACTTAGTATTGCTGAAGAAGTAGGGGATAGAGCCGTGGAGGGAGGAGCCTATGGCAATCTGGGCAATATAAGTTACAGTATGGGTAATTTTAAACAAGCCATAGAGTACCACAAGCAAGCCCTTAGCATTGCAAAAGAATTCGGGATTAGGCCTAGGGAGGCAATAGCTTATTCCAATCTGGGCAATGCTTATAATAAAATGGGTAATTTTAAACAAGCCATAGATAACCACGAACAACATCTTAGCATTGCTAAAGAAATAAAGGATAAGTCTGGGGAGGGACGAGCATATTGTAATCTAGGCATTGCTTATCATAGTATAGGCAATTTTGCACAAGGCATAAAGTACCACATGCGAAGTCTTCATATTGCTGAAGAATTAGGCGACAGAAGTGGAGAGGGAAAGGCTCATGGCAATCTGGGCAATGTTTATAACAGTCAATGTGATTTTAAACGAGCCATAGAGCACCAGAAGCAAAATCTTGGCATTGCTAAAGAAATAGGGGATAGGTATGGGGAAGGAAACGCTTGTGGGAGTTTAGGTCAGGCTTATTACAAACTGGGGGATTTTGAACAAGCCATAGAGTACCACAAACAAAACCTTAGTATTGCTAAGGAATTAGGGGATAGGGCAGGGGAGGGAACCGCTTATGGCGATCTAGGCGATGCTTATTACAGCCTGGGTGATCTCGAGAAAGCCATAAAGCACCACGAACAAAGTTTTAGCATTTGTAAAGAAACTGGGGAGCTTACAGGAGAGGGAATAGCGTGTTATTCGTTAGGACGTGATTATGAAGTTCAGGGTTCCCTGGATGAAGCTATTAATTATTATCGTTCAAGCATAAAACGTTTTGATGAAGCCCGGAGTCGTCTTCAGTCAGAAGACGCATGGAAAATAAGCCTTCGCGATAATCATCGCTTTGTGTACATTGCTCTATGGAGAacacttttgaagattggagaCATCGATGAAGCTTTGTGTGCTGCTGAGAAAGGACGAGCACAGGCTTTGATGGATGTCTTGGAGGAACAATATCACATTCATGCACAGCCATCCATGGCAAGTGATCCTAAGGACACGATCTCTTCTTCATTAAAGGATCTACCCACACAAACAGTTTTTGTAGCACTTTACGAGACCACAATCAGCTTCTGGGTCCTTAGAAAGGGCAGTAAGATCCACTTTcgacaaaatgaaattgaataTGGAAGTGCCGACTTGTTGATGGAAACTGCTTTGAAACAGATTGGGGCAGGGGTTGGTGTCAGATGCGAAAATCGATCTTTAGATAAACTACGCAGCGACCTGTCTTGCAGCAGAGGACCTGTTGAGAGAACCGTCGAGTCTTCTGCCTCCTCTGTGAACCCTTTGCAGCTCTTGTATGATGTTTTAATTGCCCCCGTGGCCGACTTGCTCCAAGGTGATGAGTTAATGGTTGTTCCTGATGGACCATTTTGCTTAGCTCCTTACTCTGCATTGAGTGAATCCATCAGGATCCGCACTGTTCCCTCGCTGACCACTTTCAAACTGATCGCGGGTGCACCTGATGACTTCCACAGTAAGACTGGAGCCCTGCTTGTTGGAGATCCTTGGCTAGAGGAAGTTACCAACACGAAGGGAGAACCCATTCTTCACCAGCTACCATATGCCAAAGAGGAAGTAGAGATGATTGGAAAGCTTCTTCGAGCCACGCCTCTCACAGGAAGAAATGCAACGAAAACTGAGgtgctaaaaagattgaaatctGTTGCCCTAGTGCACATTGCAGCTCATGGATGCAAGGAAGCTGGAGAAATAGCTTTGGCTCCAAATCCCGATCGTACATCTCACATCCCAAAACGGAAAGATTATATATTAACAATGTCCGATGTTCAAGCAGTTCATCTTGGAGCAAGACTGGTCGTGCTGAGTTGCTGTCACACTGGCAAGGGAAAGGTGAAGTCTGAGGGTGTGGTGGGAATAGCCAGGGCTTTCTTGTGTGCTGGGGCTCGCTCTGTTCTGGTGTCACTCTGGGCAATTAATGACGAGGCAACTTCGCTGTTCATGAGAAGTTTCTACCAACAGCTAGCAGATGGGAAACGTGCCAGTGCAGCTCTTCAACAGGCCATGATATCTCTTCGAGGGTCCAAGGGGTATTGCACCGCAAAGAACTGGGCGCCATTTGTGCTGATTGGCGATGATGTCACGCTTGAATTTGGAGAGCAGAATTAA